The Pangasianodon hypophthalmus isolate fPanHyp1 chromosome 2, fPanHyp1.pri, whole genome shotgun sequence genome window below encodes:
- the chmp4ba gene encoding charged multivesicular body protein 4b isoform X2 — translation MSLFGKLFGSSGKGGKAPSPQEAIQRLRDTEEMLTKKQEFLEKKIEQELLTAKRNGTKNKRAALQALKRKKRYEKQLAQIDGTLSTIEFQREALENANTNTEVIKNMGFAAKAMKAAHDNMDIDKVDELMQDITEQQELAQEISDAISKPVGFGEEFDEDELLAELEELEQEELDKNLLEIGGTENVPLPNVPSTSLPSRPAKKKEEEDDDDMKDLEAWAAN, via the exons ATGTCTTTGTTTGGGAAATTGTTTGGTAGCAGTGGCAAAGGAGGTAAAGCTCCCAGTCCTCAGGAGGCTATCCAGCGACTTCGAGATACAGAGGAGATGTTGACGAAGAAACAAgaatttctggaaaaaaagatTGAACAGGAACTGCTCACGGCAAAGCGAAACGgaacaaagaacaaaagag CTGCACTACAAGCATTGAAGCGCAAGAAGCGATATGAGAAGCAGTTGGCTCAGATTGATGGAACATTGTCCACCATTGAGTTCCAGAGGGAGGCGCTGGAGAAtgccaacactaacactgaGGTCATCAAGAACATGGGTTTTGCTGCTAAGGCCATGAAAGCTGCTCATGATAACAT GGACATAGACAAAGTTGACGAACTCATGCAGGATATCACAGAGCAGCAGGAGTTGGCACAAGAAATCTCCGATGCAATTTCTAAGCCTGTTGGGTTTGGCGAGGAGTTTGATGAG GATGAGCTGCTGGCTGAATTGGAGGAGTTGGAGCAGGAAGAGCTAGATAAGAACCTGCTAGAGATTGGAGGCACAGAGAATGTACCGCTGCCAAATGTACCCTCCACATCCCTACCTTCTAGACCAG
- the chmp4ba gene encoding charged multivesicular body protein 4b isoform X1 has product MSLFGKLFGSSGKGGKAPSPQEAIQRLRDTEEMLTKKQEFLEKKIEQELLTAKRNGTKNKRAALQALKRKKRYEKQLAQIDGTLSTIEFQREALENANTNTEVIKNMGFAAKAMKAAHDNMDIDKVDELMQDITEQQELAQEISDAISKPVGFGEEFDEDELLAELEELEQEELDKNLLEIGGTENVPLPNVPSTSLPSRPAAKKKEEEDDDDMKDLEAWAAN; this is encoded by the exons ATGTCTTTGTTTGGGAAATTGTTTGGTAGCAGTGGCAAAGGAGGTAAAGCTCCCAGTCCTCAGGAGGCTATCCAGCGACTTCGAGATACAGAGGAGATGTTGACGAAGAAACAAgaatttctggaaaaaaagatTGAACAGGAACTGCTCACGGCAAAGCGAAACGgaacaaagaacaaaagag CTGCACTACAAGCATTGAAGCGCAAGAAGCGATATGAGAAGCAGTTGGCTCAGATTGATGGAACATTGTCCACCATTGAGTTCCAGAGGGAGGCGCTGGAGAAtgccaacactaacactgaGGTCATCAAGAACATGGGTTTTGCTGCTAAGGCCATGAAAGCTGCTCATGATAACAT GGACATAGACAAAGTTGACGAACTCATGCAGGATATCACAGAGCAGCAGGAGTTGGCACAAGAAATCTCCGATGCAATTTCTAAGCCTGTTGGGTTTGGCGAGGAGTTTGATGAG GATGAGCTGCTGGCTGAATTGGAGGAGTTGGAGCAGGAAGAGCTAGATAAGAACCTGCTAGAGATTGGAGGCACAGAGAATGTACCGCTGCCAAATGTACCCTCCACATCCCTACCTTCTAGACCAG